The following are from one region of the Girardinichthys multiradiatus isolate DD_20200921_A chromosome 9, DD_fGirMul_XY1, whole genome shotgun sequence genome:
- the mpv17l2 gene encoding mpv17-like protein 2 — protein MLPRAGKDFLVRIQFSWRPLFQGRYLLLTNTLSGGIMLAVGDILQQTRENRREPGRVRDWRRTGRMFVAGCSMGPLLHYWYLWLDRVYVGRALKTLSKKVLVDQLVASPTLGMWYFIGMDLLEGRSLSEGWAEFRGKFWEFYKVDWCVWPAAQTINFYFLSPKFRVVYINFVTLGWDTYLSYLKHRDKGQQTDLTSGSSSVDLQQEEIPSSKPLEEKV, from the exons ATGCTTCCCCGGGCGGGTAAAGACTTTCTCGTCCGCATTCAGTTCTCCTGGAGGCCTCTGTTCCAGGGCCGGTACCTGCTGCTTACCAACACCTTGAGTGGAGGGATCATGCTGGCGGTGGGAGACATCCTGCAGCAGACCCGGGAGAACCGCAGGGAGCCAGGCCGAGTCCGAGACTGGAGGAGGACAG GCAGAATGTTTGTGGCTGGCTGCTCCATGGGTCCACTGCTGCACTACTGGTACCTCTGGCTGGACAGAGTTTATGTGGGCAGGGCCCTGAAGACGTtgagcaagaaggttctggtggaTCAGCTGGTTGCCTCCCCGACGCTAGGAATGTGGTATTTTATAG GCATGGATCTGTTGGAGGGACGCTCTTTATCCGAAGGATGGGCGGAGTTTAGAGGAAAGTTCTGGGAATTTTATAAG GTGGACTGGTGTGTTTGGCCCGCTGCTCAGACGATCAACTTCTACTTTCTGTCACCCAAATTTCGTGTTGTGTACATCAATTTTGTGACGTTGGGGTGGGACACCTACCTCTCATATCTTAAACACAGA GATAAAGGGCAGCAAACTGATCTGACATCTGGCAGCAGTTCTGTGGATTTACAGCAGGAAGAGATCCCGTCATCTAAACCTCTGGAGGAAAAAGTTTAG